TCGCCGACGTCAAAAAATTCCTCACCGAAACGCAATCGGAGATCATAATCCTGGAAATCCGCACCGAATTCGGCCACACCGATCCGCCAGATTTCCATCAGTACCTCAAGGATCAGCTCGGCGATTACCTAATCCACCACGACGATCGCGTTTTCGAGAAGACGATCGCGGAGATCCTGCCGCGCCGGGTGATCTGCGTGTGGAAGCCGCAGAAGGCGGCGGCACCGCCGGCGGGGGATCCGCTGTGGAGCAGCGGGTACTTGAAGGACAACTGGACCGACACGGACAAGCCATCGACGAAATTCGAGAGCAACATGAAGCATTTGGGGGAGCAGCCGGCGGCGGTGGGGAGGAAGTACTTCTACCGGGTTGAAAACACGGTGACGCCGCAGGCGGATAACCCGATCCTGTGCGTGAAGGCGGTTACGGGTCGGATCCAGCCGTACGCGAGGACGTTTATTGCACAGTGTTTTACGCGGGGAATTGCGGATCGGTTGCAGATATTTTCAACCGATTTTATTGGTGATGATTTTGTGGATGCATGCGTTGGCCTCACCTCCGCCAGGGTTGAGGGCAAGGCCTGACGCTTTTTTCACTTGCTCTCTTATTATTGTTGGATTGGATTCTTCAAATTGTTTGTATATGTTTGTGCAGTTGTGAGTGTagagattttaattttatgttatgcTTTGAATGGGTGGTTATTGGAATAAAACCAGGttgttgtattttatttttaaaaagccTAGATAGctgtttgtgtttttattttggtgtAGCATAAACATCTAATCCAAATATGTATGACTCATATTTCAACAAAGAAATTGAGTCCTTAATATTGCAAGCAAGGTTCACAATTCAAGCGTTCTTGTTGCGTTTGGTATTGAATCGTCATGATAAAAACCTAACAAAAACATGTCTATTAGGAATTTAGGAATCTACCTGAAAGAAACATGATTCAATTTATAccgacaaaaaaaaaacactcaattttttaataacacAATAGCTAAACAAATTACAAGGTCCTCACAAATCTAAAACAagttagtaataaataaaaaaaccaatACAAAATTGACAGGcactaataaattaagttaGTGAGactttttatttacaaaattgacAGGCTTAGttgcaatatttaaatttcacaaattaacatttaaaattcatttcttaTCGATCGTCAAAAGTCAAAACAGAGTATGAAGTTAAAAGGTTGCAGCTCATATGCAGTGGAGATTCTCACtgttcaaattataattacaaattcaGTTTGCAAATAATGATGTATGAACATCACAAATCACAAGCAATGCATGTGAAGAATCATTGACGGACACATTATACCTATCAAACTGTCATGTAACATCGATGTAGTTTGGTTGGActggaaaaaatatttgggcactatattttaatagagTGAACTTGTAACATTACATAAGTACTATAAGTAAAACTAAACGAAAATCAAATGAGTTTTTCTGCCTGGTTTAGAGAGGACCAGTAATTCATACTCATACATCAAACCATGCTTATCAGATTTCAGAAATCACACCTTTATTCCGTTGTCGTGTTTCACCCGATTTCATGATCCATGAAGTACTGTATGTTCAACTGTCTTGACCATTTCTGTTTCACAGCATCACAACTAGTTGCATAATTGTGGGTTGAGGAGACTCACAATCTGAGCATTTTCGACAAATGTCACTTGTGTGAAGATCGTGGTTCACCCAGTTTTCACTCTCGTGCTTGGGTTATAGGGATGGGCTGATTCACCAATGCTCTTCCAGGACAGAACTTAGTGGTCAGAACTTCT
The nucleotide sequence above comes from Salvia hispanica cultivar TCC Black 2014 chromosome 5, UniMelb_Shisp_WGS_1.0, whole genome shotgun sequence. Encoded proteins:
- the LOC125188295 gene encoding uncharacterized protein LOC125188295, giving the protein MGAQVSKQIERRTDIKTEKKVLADLKQSCGCDYPGCDYRPSDRKNWMSALNPDKLRINQIVWPGTHDSATNQIGIPFISRPFAQCQTLSIYDQLVAGARVLDVRIQEDRRVCHGILLTYSVDVVIADVKKFLTETQSEIIILEIRTEFGHTDPPDFHQYLKDQLGDYLIHHDDRVFEKTIAEILPRRVICVWKPQKAAAPPAGDPLWSSGYLKDNWTDTDKPSTKFESNMKHLGEQPAAVGRKYFYRVENTVTPQADNPILCVKAVTGRIQPYARTFIAQCFTRGIADRLQIFSTDFIGDDFVDACVGLTSARVEGKA